The following are from one region of the Quercus robur chromosome 1, dhQueRobu3.1, whole genome shotgun sequence genome:
- the LOC126725675 gene encoding alpha carbonic anhydrase 7-like isoform X2, with protein sequence MKLATRIFFCAFFIVLVLHTHPATSQEVEDEGEFNYDEKSENGPSRWGEIRPEWSMCGHGTMQSPIDLLNKRVEVVSHLGRLKRSYKPGYATLKNRGHDMMLKWEGGAGYIQINETQYVLKQCHWHSPSEHTLDGRKFDLEVHLVHESSDGKVAVIGIMYKIGRPDSFLSSLTDHLEAIANTDEAESVAGLIDPRNIKIGSRKYYRYQGSLTIPPCTQNVSWTIVGKVRTVTQEQVKLLRVAVHDASDTNARPLQPINKRMVHLYRPSDPKDD encoded by the exons ATGAAGCTTGCTACCCGAATCTTCTTTTGTGCCTTCTTCATTGTTCTTGTTTTGCATACACACCCAGCAACATCTCAAGAAGTTG AGGATGAGGGAGAATTTAACTATGATGAGAAAAGTGAAAATGGACCGTCTCGATGGGGAGAGATTCGACCCGAATGGAGCATGTGTGGACATGGAACAATGCAATCTCCAATTGATTTGTTGAATAAGAGGGTTGAAGTGGTGTCCCATCTGGGGAGACTTAAGAGGAGTTACAAGCCTGGTTATGCCACCCTTAAGAATAGAGGTCATGACATGATG CTGAAATGGGAAGGCGGTGCAGGATACATTCAAATAAATGAAACTCAATATGTACTCAAACAGTGCCACTGGCATTCACCTTCTGAACATACACTCGATGGCCGGAAGTTTGATCTTGAGGTGCATTTGGTTCATGAGAGCTCGGATGGAAAAGTTGCTGTGATTGGAATCATGTACAAGATCGGACGTCCTGATTCTTTCTTGTCATCG TTGACGGATCATTTAGAAGCCATTGCCAACACCGATGAAGCAGAGAGCGTGGCGGGATTGATTGACCCAAGGAATATAAAGATAGGTAGTAGAAAGTATTACAGATATCAAGGCTCTCTTACAATTCCCCCTTGTACTCAAAATGTTTCATGGACCATTGTGGGAAAG GTGAGGACTGTTACACAAGAACAAGTGAAATTGCTTCGCGTGGCCGTTCATGAT GCTTCAGATACTAATGCAAGACCACTGCAACCAATAAACAAGCGCATGGTGCATCTTTATAGACCAAGTGATCCCAAAGACGATTAA